The Fischerella sp. PCC 9605 genome contains a region encoding:
- a CDS encoding class I SAM-dependent methyltransferase, whose amino-acid sequence MTQQDCPSPIAAPKNDQFWINLSNGQQGGRLAATSMPDRDWWTKLWSYPQETLKIMGLQSGMSVLDLGCGYGHFTIAAAQIVKPALVVGVDIDFPILAQARQAAQQLPNCLLLNQDILAITQVIANQFEYITIHSTFHGLPNPVEFVRQIVSLLKPKGYFSVVNWRPIPREDTIWLGKPRGPKTELRICPQKLLSIVQTATEQLVAVQQVDLPPYHYGITFQLKE is encoded by the coding sequence ATGACACAACAAGATTGTCCATCGCCCATTGCTGCACCGAAAAATGACCAATTCTGGATAAATCTGAGCAATGGACAGCAAGGAGGGCGCTTAGCTGCAACATCAATGCCAGATCGCGATTGGTGGACAAAGCTGTGGTCTTATCCCCAAGAAACTTTAAAAATTATGGGCTTGCAATCGGGTATGTCCGTGCTCGATCTCGGTTGTGGATATGGACATTTTACTATTGCTGCTGCACAAATAGTAAAACCAGCGCTTGTTGTTGGTGTTGATATTGACTTTCCCATCCTTGCTCAAGCTCGACAAGCAGCACAACAACTCCCCAACTGTCTGTTGCTTAACCAAGATATCCTTGCGATCACACAGGTGATTGCAAATCAGTTTGAATACATCACGATTCATAGCACTTTCCACGGTTTACCAAATCCCGTAGAGTTTGTCCGTCAAATCGTTAGTTTACTTAAACCAAAAGGGTATTTTTCAGTAGTTAACTGGCGACCAATTCCACGTGAAGACACTATTTGGTTGGGAAAACCACGAGGACCAAAAACCGAACTACGCATTTGCCCACAAAAGCTACTGTCAATTGTACAAACAGCAACTGAACAACTTGTAGCAGTGCAGCAAGTTGATTTACCGCCCTATCATTATGGCATCACATTTCAATTGAAGGAGTAA